From Flavobacterium sp. 102, a single genomic window includes:
- the folP gene encoding dihydropteroate synthase produces MTINCLGKLIDLSSPKVMGILNVTPNSFFDGGKYADEKSLLTQVEKILTDGATFIDIGAYSSKPSAEFVTENEEIERLIPIVKSVLQHFPETLISVDTFRANVAKIAIENGACIINDISAGSLDENMMPTVAELQVPYIMMHMKGNPQTMQSLAQYQNVTKEVLFYFSEKVAQARSMGINDLIIDPGFGFAKTLEQNFEVMNNLELFRMLELPILVGVSRKSMIYKTLDTSAEFALNGTSVLNTIALQKGANILRVHDVKEALESIKLVQHLSS; encoded by the coding sequence ATGACCATTAACTGCCTCGGAAAACTAATCGATTTGTCTTCTCCCAAAGTCATGGGAATATTGAATGTTACACCCAATTCCTTTTTTGACGGTGGAAAATATGCCGATGAAAAAAGCCTGCTTACTCAAGTAGAAAAAATACTGACCGACGGCGCAACTTTTATCGATATCGGAGCGTATTCAAGTAAACCGAGTGCCGAATTTGTTACGGAAAATGAGGAAATAGAACGATTGATTCCCATAGTGAAATCGGTGCTGCAACATTTTCCGGAAACTTTAATTTCAGTTGATACTTTTCGTGCGAATGTCGCCAAAATCGCAATTGAAAACGGAGCGTGTATCATCAATGACATTTCCGCAGGAAGTTTAGACGAAAACATGATGCCAACCGTTGCCGAATTACAAGTGCCTTATATTATGATGCACATGAAAGGCAATCCGCAGACGATGCAAAGTTTGGCTCAATATCAAAATGTTACCAAAGAAGTATTGTTTTACTTTTCTGAAAAAGTGGCTCAGGCAAGAAGTATGGGCATCAACGATTTGATTATCGATCCGGGATTTGGCTTTGCTAAAACTTTAGAACAAAATTTTGAAGTCATGAACAACTTAGAGTTGTTTCGAATGTTGGAATTGCCAATTCTAGTTGGAGTTTCGAGAAAATCAATGATTTATAAGACGCTCGACACTTCCGCTGAGTTTGCGTTGAATGGTACGAGCGTTTTGAATACAATCGCTTTACAAAAAGGCGCTAATATTCTCCGAGTTCATGATGTAAAGGAAGCCCTTGAAAGCATCAAATTGGTACAGCATTTATCTTCTTAA
- a CDS encoding DUF1599 domain-containing protein — translation MSNTSQEYDKVIAICRQLYINKMKDYGSAWRILRLPSLTDQIFIKAQRIRSLQQNDVRKVDEDETGEFIGIINYSIMALIQLDLGVVEQPDLEVAKATELYDAKVALTKSLMENKNHDYGEAWREMRVSSLTDLILQKLLRVKQIEDNQGKTIVSEGIDANYQDMINYSVFALILMKFGQ, via the coding sequence ATGAGTAATACTTCTCAAGAATATGACAAGGTTATCGCCATTTGCCGACAACTTTATATTAACAAAATGAAAGACTACGGTAGTGCTTGGAGAATCTTGAGATTGCCTTCTTTAACCGATCAAATATTCATCAAAGCACAACGCATCCGCAGTTTGCAACAAAACGACGTTCGCAAAGTAGACGAAGACGAAACAGGTGAATTTATCGGAATCATCAACTACTCGATTATGGCTTTAATTCAATTGGATTTAGGCGTAGTAGAACAACCCGATTTGGAGGTAGCGAAAGCGACTGAACTTTACGATGCCAAAGTTGCATTGACCAAATCGTTGATGGAAAATAAAAACCACGATTATGGCGAAGCTTGGCGCGAAATGCGTGTAAGTTCACTAACCGATTTAATCCTACAAAAGTTACTTCGCGTAAAGCAAATAGAAGACAATCAAGGAAAAACAATCGTTTCTGAAGGCATTGATGCCAATTATCAGGACATGATTAATTATTCGGTTTTTGCTTTAATTCTGATGAAATTCGGACAATAA